One part of the Populus alba chromosome 18, ASM523922v2, whole genome shotgun sequence genome encodes these proteins:
- the LOC118059419 gene encoding putative F-box protein At3g20705 encodes MAAGSCLPEDMIRETLLRLPVQSLLRFQVVCKRWLALITSSDFILTHCKHRPKHSIMLTNTWFGENYGISVLQADAKGKPEHRNLPSSLMNNVVKCRSIGSSNGLLCVYVKNTHNVDYFLWNPATRKHRLLLFPPTLGHYTPRTFGFGFVPETSDYKLLIVDDASFEGNLNLKALVYTLSTDSWKEVEGVTASRSYLSPKISVVVQGMWYDLIYREEENIVQGTLREPRKVPSIIKFNMANDVFSKIEDGLPYDNACGRNMNLMEYKELLAMGIYRDEETTFELEIWTLMKNEYCWTKLFVCRPLPKIMTMIPLGFRNDKEIILSDYSTELFYDILQLYDPSTQESSVVSTYEDFIYFDAHNYVESLVSVDAWSSSCVQMFS; translated from the coding sequence ATGGCTGCCGGATCCTGTCTACCTGAAGATATGATTAGAGAAACTCTGTTAAGATTGCCAGTGCAATCCTTGCTTCGATTCCAGGTTGTATGTAAACGCTGGCTGGCTCTGATTACAAGCTCCGACTTTATTCTCACACACTGCAAACACCGTCCAAAACACTCAATCATGCTTACAAACACTTGGTTTGGAGAAAATTATGGCATATCAGTGCTTCAAGCTGATGCAAAAGGTAAACCTGAGCATCGAAACCTACCATCGTCGCTGATGAATAATGTTGTCAAGTGTCGCAGCATTGGTTCTAGTAATGGTTTATTATGTGTTTATGTCAAAAACACACAtaatgttgattattttttatggaatccAGCAACAAGAAAACATCGGCTTCTGCTCTTTCCCCCAACACTAGGTCATTACACTCCTCGTACTtttgggtttggttttgttCCTGAAACAAGTGATTACAAATTGCTTATAGTTGATGATGCATCGTTCGAGGGTAATCTCAATCTCAAAGCTTTGGTTTACACATTGAGCACAGATTCTTGGAAAGAAGTCGAGGGAGTTACTGCCAGCCGAAGTTATCTCAGTCCTAAGATTTCTGTGGTGGTTCAGGGAATGTGGTATGATTTGATTTACCGAGAGGAGGAGAACATTGTTCAAGGCACATTAAGGGAACCTCGGAAGGTACCATCTATTATCAAATTCAATATGGCTAATGATGTCTTCTCAAAGATTGAAGATGGTCTACCTTATGATAATGCTTGTGGCAGAAACATGAACCTTATGGAGTACAAAGAATTACTTGCTATGGGCATTTACAGGGATGAAGAAACAACTTTCGAGCTAGAGATATGGACATTGATGAAGAATGAGTACTGCTGGACAAAACTATTCGTGTGTAGACCTTTGCCCAAAATTATGACTATGATACCTCTGGGGTTTCGGAATGATAAAGAAATCATATTAAGTGATTATTCTACCGAATTATTTTATGACATTTTGCAATTGTACGATCCCTCGACCCAAGAATCAAGTGTGGTTTCGACATATGAAGATTTTATATACTTCGACGCTCATAATTACGTGGAAAGCCTAGTTTCAGTGGATGCCTGGTCATCAAGTTGTGTGCAGATGTTTTCTTAA
- the LOC118059420 gene encoding uncharacterized protein, with protein MATLLSPRRFTPSLRHLTPSRSKIRARDLSFPFCVTTRSLTQLASSSMSQSTTDLEPNPQNEEKKAGNSDEVLVQYVVLRRDLIDTWPMGSVVTQGCHASVSAIWSHKEDPRTLQYCSPENIDSMHKVTLEVKGETQILNLSEKLKAGGIAHKLWIEQPENIPTCLATKPYPKSVVALFFKKLKLCK; from the exons ATGGCCACACTTCTTTCACCACGTCGTTTCACCCCCTCCCTCCGTCACCTCACACCTTCAAGATCCAAAATTAGGGCTCGTGACCTCTCCTTCCCCTTCTGCGTCACAACTCGGTCACTGACCCAACTCGCGTCGAGCTCCATGAGTCAGTCCACCACAGATTTAGAACCCAATCCACAAAACGAAGAAAAGAAAGCAGGGAACTCAGATGAGGTGTTGGTGCAGTATGTGGTGTTAAGGAGAGACCTAATAGACACGTGGCCGATGGGGAGTGTGGTGACACAGGGATGCCATGCCTCGGTTTCCGCCATTTGGTCACACAAGGAGGATCCTCGTACTCTTCAGTATTGTAGCCCTGAAAATATCGATTCTATGCATAag GTTACTCTGGAGGTGAAAGGAGAAACTCAAATCTTGAACTTGTCAGAGAAGCTCAAAGCTGGAGGTATTGCTCATAAACTCTGGATTGAACAGCCAGAAAACATTCCTACTTGTCTTGCCACGAAGCCTTATCCTAAATCTGTGgtagctttgttttttaaaaagttaaaactttGCAAGTGA
- the LOC118059417 gene encoding uncharacterized protein, with the protein MCLVFVCDEDERVVARQPAPGACPYCGGMVQAMDVETQWRFCFLPLYFKTKKRYYCSLCARKLAVQ; encoded by the coding sequence ATGTGCTTGGTATTTGTGTGTGATGAGGATGAGAGGGTGGTAGCAAGGCAACCAGCACCCGGGGCATGTCCATACTGTGGAGGGATGGTTCAAGCCATGGATGTAGAGACCCAGTGGAGGTTTTGCTTCTTGCCTCTATATTTCAAGACCAAGAAGAGATATTATTGCTCTCTGTGTGCTAGAAAATTAGCTGTCCAGTAG
- the LOC118059418 gene encoding coatomer subunit beta-1, translating into MEKSCTLLVHFDKGTPAIATEIKEALEGSDASAKIDAMKKAISLLLNGETLPQLFITIVRYVLPSEDHTVQKLLLLYLEIIDKKDQKGRVLPEMILICQNLRNNLQHPNEYIRGVTLRFLCRLNETEIIEPLIPSVLQNLEHRHPFIRRNAILAVMSIYKLPQGEQLLVDAPEMIEKVLSTEQDQSAKRNAFLMLFTCDQDRAINYLLTNVDKVSEWGELLQMVVLELIRKVCRTNRGEKGKYIKIIISLLNAPSNAVIYECAGTLVSLSSAPTAIRAAANTYCQLLLSQSDNNVKLIVLDRLNELKSSHREIMVDRIMDVLRVLSSPNLDIQRKTLDIVLELITPRNINEVVLMLKKEVMKTQNGELEKNGEYRQMLIQAIHSCAIKFPEVASTVVHLLMDFLGDNNVASAIDVAIFVREIIETNPKLRVSIITRLLDTFYQIRAARVCCCALWIIGEYCLSLSEVESGIATIKQCLGELPFYSVSEEGEAPTDASKNSQQPSSVTVSSRRPAILSDGTYATQSAASETAFSPPSIVQGSLAAGNLRSLLLTGDFFLGAVVACTLTKLVLRLEEVQPSRVEVNKVSTQALLIMVSMIQLGQSPVLSHPIDCDSYDRIVLCIRLLCSTGDEVRKIWLQSCRQSFVKMLSEKQLRETEELKAKAQVSYAQPDDLIDFYHLKSRKGMSQLELEDEVQDDLKRATGEFINDGDDANKLNRILQLTGFSDPVYAEAYVTVHHYDIVLDVTVINRTTETLQNLCLELATMGDLKLVERPQNYTLAPESSRQIKANIKVSSTETGVIFGNIVYEASNVLERTVVVLNDIHIDIMDYISPAVCTDAAFRSMWAEFEWENKVAVNTIIQSEKDFLDHIIKSTNMKCLTAPSALDGDCGFLAANLYAKSVFGEDALVNVSIEKQLDGKLSGYIRIRSKTQGIALSLGDKITLKQKGGS; encoded by the exons atggagAAGTCTTGCACTCTTCTTGTGCATTTTGATAAAGGAACCCCAGCTATAGCTACGGAGATCAAAGAAGCACTTGAAGGCAGTGATGCGTCAGCAAAGATTGATGCCATGAAGAAGGCAATTAGTCTTCTATTGAATGGGGAAACCTTACCACAGCTTTTTATCACCATAGTCAGATATGTCCTGCCATCAGAAGACCACACGGTCCAGAAACTTTTGCTTTTGTATCTGGAGATTATTGACAAGAAGGACCAGAAGGGTAGGGTGTTACCAGAGATGATTCTCATTTGCCAAAACCTGAGGAACAATCTGCAGCACCCCAATGAATACATTCGAGGAGTGACACTGAGGTTTCTCTGTCGATTGAATGAGACAGAAATAATTGAACCGCTTATCCCCTCAGTCCTCCAGAATCTTGAACACCGGCATCCGTTCATTAGGAGGAATGCTATCTTAGCTGTGATGTCCATTTATAAGCTTCCTCAGGGTGAGCAGCTTTTGGTTGATGCTCCTGAAATGATTGAGAAGGTTCTGTCAACAGAGCAGGATCAATCAGCAAAGAGGAATGCTTTTCTCATGCTATTTACTTGTGATCAAGATCGGGCCATTAATTACCTCTTGACCAATGTTGATAAGGTCTCTGAATGGGGTGAACTGCTGCAGATGGTTGTCCTGGAGTTGATTCGGAAGGTGTGCAGAACAAATCGGGGAGAGAAGGGAAAATACATTAAGATCATTATTTCATTGCTGAATGCCCCTTCTAATGCAGTTATTTACGAGTGTGCTGGGACACTTGTTTCTCTGTCATCTGCACCTACTGCTATTAGAGCTGCTGCTAACACCTATTGCCAGCTTCTTCTCTCTCAGAGTGACAACAACGTGAAGCTTATTGTTCTTGATCGTCTGAATGAGCTCAAGTCTTCTCATAGAGAGATCATGGTTGACAGAATAATGGATGTGCTTAGGGTACTATCCAGCCCAAATCTTGACATTCAGAGAAAGACTCTAGATATTGTCCTTGAGTTGATCACCCCGAGGAACATCAACGAGGTTGTTCTCATGTTGAAGAAGGAAGTTATGAAGACTCAAAATGGAGAGCTTGAGAAGAATGGCGAGTACAGGCAGATGCTCATCCAAGCCATCCATTCTTGTGCCATCAAGTTCCCAGAGGTGGCAAGCACAGTGGTTCACCTGTTGATGGATTTCCTGGGTGACAATAATGTTGCTTCAGCTATTGATGTGGCAATATTTGTCCGGGAGATAATTGAGACCAATCCGAAACTGAGGGTTTCAATTATAACAAGACTGTTGGACACTTTCTACCAGATACGAGCTGCAAGGGTTTGCTGCTGTGCTCTCTGGATTATTGGCGAGTATTGCCTGTCCCTTTCTGAAGTTGAAAGTGGTATTGCAACCATCAAGCAATGCCTGGGAGAGCTACCATTTTATTCAGTTTCAGAAGAAGGGGAAGCACCCACTGATGCTTCTAAGAACTCTCAACAACCAAGTTCTGTTACCGTTTCTTCTAGAAGACCTGCCATTCTTTCTGATGGGACTTATGCAACACAGAGTGCTGCTTCTGAAACTGCCTTTTCGCCTCCAAGCATTGTTCAGGGTTCATTGGCTGCTGGGAACTTGAGATCCCTTCTTCTGACTGGTGATTTTTTCCTCGGAGCAGTTGTGGCATGCACTTTGACAAAGCTTGTTCTGAGATTGGAAGAGGTGCAGCCTTCTAGGGTTGAAGTAAACAAAGTATCCACACAGGCATTGTTGATCATGGTCTCTATGATACAACTTGGGCAATCACCAGTCCTGTCACACCCAATTGACTGTGACTCTTATGATAGGATTGTCCTTTGCATAAGATTACTATGCAGTACAGGTGACGAGGTCAGGAAGATATGGCTGCAGTCTTGCCGTCAGAGTTTTGTCAAAATGCTTTCAGAGAAACAGTTGAGGGAAACTGAGGAACTAAAGGCAAAGGCTCAGGTTTCTTATGCACAGCCAGATGACCTCATTGATTTCTACCATTTGAAGAGCAGAAAG GGTATGAGTCAGCTGGAGTTGGAAGATGAAGTTCAAGATGATTTGAAGCGAGCAACTGGGGAGTTCATCAATGATGGGGATGATGCAAATAAGCTTAATCGCATCCTTCAGCTCACAGGATTTAGTGACCCTGTTTATGCTGAAGCTTATGTGACAGTTCATCACTATGACATTGTGCTTGATGTCACAGTGATCAACAGGACAACAGAAACTCTCCAGAATTTGTGCTTGGAACTTGCCACAATGGGTGATCTGAAACTGGTGGAGCGGCCCCAGAACTACACCCTAGCTCCCGAGTCTAGTAGGCAGATAAAGGCCAACATCAAGGTGTCCTCAACAGAGACAGGAGTGATTTTTGGCAATATTGTGTATGAGGCCTCCAACGTACTTGAGCGTACAGTTGTTGTACTTAATGACATCCATATTGATATCATGGATTACATCTCTCCTGCGGTTTGCACGGATGCAGCTTTCAGGTCAATGTGGGCGGAGTTTGAATGGGAAAACAAG GTCGCTGTGAACACAATAATCCAAAGCGAGAAGGATTTTCTGGACCACATCATCAAGTCAACCAATATGAAGTGTCTCACCGCACC GTCCGCACTGGATGGTGACTGCGGTTTCCTGGCTGCAAATTTGTACGCCAAGAGTGTTTTTGGTGAGGACGCTCTTGTTAACGTGAGCATCGAGAAGCAATTGGATGGGAAGCTTAGTGGGTACATCCGTATAAGGAGCAAGACCCAGGGAATAGCCCTCAGCTTAGGGGATAAGATCACTCTCAAGCAGAAGGGAGGCAGTTGA
- the LOC118059421 gene encoding GDSL esterase/lipase At1g29670: MAPALLLKPSCLIFILLTVASSMQPYILVAASVPCYFIFGDSLVDSGNNNGLSTSAKVNYPPYGIDFPAGPTGRFTNGKTVADIITELLGLKDYIQPFATATESEMINGVNYASGSSGIRDEAGRNLGTHVGFNQQLNNHQITISRLTKTLKDSTAAHLNQCLYTVGMGSNDYINDYFLPGSATSTRYTPAQFAGVLIDQYSKQIRTLHDAGARKIALFGLGAISCTPNSIVLFGKNGTCSESITGAVQLFNVRLKSLVDQLNKELTDSKVIYINSAGTLGRDPTKLGFKVFKSSCCQVNNVGLCSPSSTACPNRNEFIFWDGFHPTEALNKLTAARAFHAPDPSDAYPFGISQLVH, from the exons ATGGCGCCTGCTCTTTTGCTAAAACCATCAtgtttgatctttattttaCTAACTGTAGCATCAAGCATGCAACCTTATATCCTCGTAGCTGCATCAGTTCCTTGTTATTTCATATTTGGCGATTCCTTGGTTGATAGTGGCAATAATAATGGACTGTCTACAAGTGCAAAAGTCAATTATCCACCTTACGGGATTGATTTTCCTGCTGGCCCTACAGGAAGGTTCACTAATGGAAAAACCGTAGCAGATATAATCA CCGAGCTTTTGGGTTTGAAAGATTATATTCAACCATTTGCCACAGCTACAGAATCAGAAATGATCAATGGAGTGAATTATGCATCTGGCTCCTCAGGAATTCGTGATGAGGCTGGACGTAATTTG GGTACTCATGTTGGCTTCAATCAGCAATTAAACAACCACCAGATTACAATATCAAGATTGACTAAAACTCTAAAAGATTCAACTGCAGCTCACCTTAATCAATGCCTGTATACTGTTGGAATGGGCAGCAATGATTATATAAACGACTACTTTCTGCCTGGCTCCGCAACGAGTACTCGGTATACTCCTGCTCAGTTTGCAGGTGTTCTTATCGATCAATATTCTAAGCAAATCAGG ACGTTGCACGATGCTGGAGCAAGAAAGATTGCCTTGTTTGGTTTAGGAGCAATCAGCTGCACTCcaaattcaattgttttatttgGCAAGAATGGTACATGTTCAGAGAGCATTACTGGTGCAGTTCAGCTTTTTAATGTCAGGCTAAAATCTCTTGTTGATCAACTCAATAAAGAATTAACCGATTCGAAAgttatttatatcaattcaGCTGGAACGTTAGGAAGAGATCCTACTAAGCTTG GTTTCAAGGTCTTCAAATCCAGCTGCTGTCAAGTTAACAATGTTGGTCTCTGTAGTCCAAGCTCAACTGCATGTCCTAATAGAAACGAGTTCATATTCTGGGATGGTTTCCATCCTACAGAGGCTTTGAATAAACTTACAGCAGCAAGGGCGTTCCATGCTCCTGACCCTTCTGATGCTTATCCGTTTGGTATCAGCCAGctagttcattaa
- the LOC118059422 gene encoding protein OXIDATIVE STRESS 3 LIKE 4: MEVLVGPTFSIGGDVSSTGSTYVVSPPPQEKHKVGVAPPFLFLKDGDGDESPISSRADSGGHPDDLSDSSSSIGAPDDSDEDDEDGVVSSNNGLGSLNSMEDALPIKRGLSNHFTGKSKSFTNLAEVNTVNTVKELEKPENPFNKRRRILMANKWSRRSFYSWSNPKSMPLLTMHEEEDDDDEDPNKGFGGARDEDSEENPSLTQGIIARKLQEKRLTKFGLKSQSCFSLSDLQEEEEDNDDENDE, translated from the exons ATGGAGGTTTTGGTGGGACCCACTTTTAGCATCGGTGGAGACGTTTCCTCAACTGGGTCGACGTACGTTGTTTCTCCACCGCCGCAAGAGAAGCACAAGGTGGGGGTGGCGCCGCCGTTCTTGTTCTTGAAAGATGGTGACGGTGATGAGAGTCCGATCTCGAGCCGGGCGGACTCCGGTGGTCACCCGGATGATTTATCTGATAGTTCGTCGTCAATCGGAGCTCCTGATGATAGTGATGAAGATGACGAAGACGGTGTTGTTTCGTCGAATAACGGTTTGGGTTCCTTGAATTCTATGGAAGATGCCCTTCCCATTAA GAGGGGATTATCAAATCATTTTACAGGGAAATCAAAGTCATTTACAAATTTAGCAGAAGTGAATACAGTAAATACAGTGAAGGAACTGGAGAAGCCAGAGAATCCATTTAACAAGAGGAGGAGgattttaatggcaaataaatGGTCAAGGAGATCTTTTTACAGTTGGTCAAATCCAAAATCCATGCCACTCCTCACTAtgcatgaagaagaagatgatgatgatgaagatccGAACAAGGGATTCGGAGGAGCACGGGATGAAGATAGCGAAGAAAACCCATCATTGACGCAAGGCATCATAGCAAGAAAATTGCAAGAGAAGAGGCTTACTAAGTTTGGTTTGAAGTCTCAAAGTTGCTTCTCTCTTTCAGAtctacaagaagaagaagaagataatgatgatgaaaatgatgaataa